The following coding sequences lie in one Arachis ipaensis cultivar K30076 chromosome B03, Araip1.1, whole genome shotgun sequence genomic window:
- the LOC107634300 gene encoding protein LIGHT-DEPENDENT SHORT HYPOCOTYLS 10-like: MSSSGSGYGKDFPGEGSRSNIDPREYHHHFQLQPHPQQSPANTLSRYESQKRRDWNTFGQYLKNQRPSVELAQCNCNHVLDFLRYLDQFGKTKVHIQGCMFYGQPEPPAPCTCPLRQAWGSLDALIGRLRAAYEENGGSPETNPFASSAIRVYLREVRECQAKARGIPYKKKKKNNNKGSAEQSSSSSPSSTIHFS, translated from the coding sequence ATGTCTTCAAGTGGAAGTGGTTATGGCAAGGATTTTCCAGGAGAAGGATCCCGAAGCAACATTGATCCCAGAgaatatcatcatcattttcaacTTCAACCACACCCACAGCAGAGTCCGGCTAATACACTTAGCCGGTACGAGTCGCAAAAGAGGAGGGACTGGAACACTTTCGGGCAATACCTGAAGAACCAAAGGCCATCAGTTGAGCTTGCACAGTGCAATTGCAACCATGTCCTGGACTTCCTAAGGTACCTTGACCAGTTCGGAAAAACAAAAGTTCACATCCAAGGTTGCATGTTTTATGGGCAGCCGGAACCCCCAGCGCCCTGCACCTGTCCTCTTAGGCAGGCCTGGGGCTCCCTCGATGCTCTTATAGGGAGACTCAGGGCTGCTTACGAGGAAAATGGTGGGTCTCCGGAGACTAATCCTTTTGCAAGCAGCGCCATCCGTGTGTACCTCCGGGAGGTTAGGGAGTGCCAGGCTAAGGCAAGAGGCATCCcttacaagaagaaaaagaagaacaataaCAAAGGCAGTGCTGAACAATCAagctcttcttctccctcctccaCTATACACTTCTCTTGA